The following coding sequences are from one Brooklawnia cerclae window:
- the tsaE gene encoding tRNA (adenosine(37)-N6)-threonylcarbamoyltransferase complex ATPase subunit type 1 TsaE: MTEQEGQAAGEPTLRIAGIGDAPSMLRIIREAFSARPSLDPPADAFGDDLAAIADRLASQVGIIASVGGRDAGCLFLSSHEDGVGMLHRVSVLPDQRQHGVAAEMVRAAAHVALDLGLRRIRLIARRELPQMVAWWGKHGFTVVDELDEHRYVLSTELPVRVVVPTADDMRLLGVRLARLMRAGDLVVASGELGAGKTTLTQGLGEGLGVEGPITSPTFVLSRIHPARNGGPALVHVDAYRLGSAAELEDIDLDSSLAETITIVEWGEGLAEGLSDDRLEIEIDRSGDVADDTRTVLLRGVGERWQGVDLQALVPDQEAL, translated from the coding sequence GTGACTGAGCAGGAGGGGCAGGCGGCGGGGGAGCCGACACTCCGGATCGCGGGGATCGGCGACGCCCCGTCGATGCTCCGCATCATCCGTGAGGCCTTCAGCGCTCGTCCCTCGCTGGACCCTCCGGCCGACGCATTCGGCGACGATCTCGCCGCGATCGCCGACCGGCTGGCGTCGCAGGTGGGCATCATCGCTTCCGTCGGCGGACGCGATGCTGGCTGCCTGTTCCTGTCGAGCCACGAGGACGGCGTCGGCATGCTGCACCGGGTCAGCGTCCTTCCCGATCAGCGCCAGCACGGCGTGGCCGCCGAGATGGTGCGTGCCGCGGCCCACGTGGCGCTCGACCTCGGCCTGCGCCGGATCCGGCTGATCGCACGCCGCGAGCTGCCGCAGATGGTTGCCTGGTGGGGCAAACACGGCTTCACGGTGGTCGACGAGCTCGACGAGCACCGCTACGTGTTGAGCACGGAACTGCCGGTGCGGGTCGTCGTGCCGACGGCCGATGACATGCGGCTCCTCGGGGTCCGTCTGGCCCGACTGATGCGCGCCGGCGACCTGGTCGTCGCCAGCGGTGAGTTGGGCGCCGGCAAGACCACCCTCACACAGGGCCTCGGCGAGGGCCTCGGCGTCGAGGGCCCGATCACCTCGCCCACATTCGTGCTCAGCCGCATTCACCCGGCGAGAAACGGTGGCCCCGCCCTGGTGCACGTGGACGCCTACCGGCTGGGCTCGGCGGCCGAACTCGAGGACATCGACCTGGATTCGTCCCTGGCCGAGACCATCACCATCGTCGAATGGGGCGAGGGCCTGGCCGAGGGACTGTCGGACGACCGGCTGGAGATCGAGATCGACCGCAGCGGGGATGTCGCCGACGACACTCGCACGGTTCTGCTGCGCGGCGTCGGTGAGCGCTGGCAAGGTGTTGATCTACAGGCTCTCGTACCCGATCAGGAGGCCCTGTGA
- the tsaB gene encoding tRNA (adenosine(37)-N6)-threonylcarbamoyltransferase complex dimerization subunit type 1 TsaB, with product MTIPSGWTLAIDTATGINVGLAHGGQPVAARSEESSRKHVELLQPMVDALLADAGVVLGDLDRIVVGVGPGPFTGLRIGIVTARTLGFVTGVPVRGACTLDAIALRWFAGGDFAPPPPGSDVVVATDARRHELYWARYAPSGERLGAPEVSAPADLPNLPTAGPGVGAAPTLDAALLAARIDDLPDVGLEPLYLRKPDAELPRTRKSALAGGRLLALPTPPTLPR from the coding sequence GTGACGATCCCATCCGGTTGGACGCTGGCCATCGACACCGCGACCGGCATCAACGTCGGCCTGGCCCACGGAGGACAGCCGGTTGCCGCCCGATCCGAGGAGTCGTCCCGCAAGCATGTCGAGCTCCTGCAGCCGATGGTGGACGCGCTCCTCGCCGACGCCGGGGTCGTTCTCGGCGACCTGGACCGGATCGTGGTGGGCGTCGGGCCAGGGCCGTTCACCGGGCTCAGGATCGGCATCGTGACCGCCCGCACCCTCGGCTTCGTCACAGGCGTGCCGGTCCGCGGGGCCTGCACCCTGGACGCCATCGCCCTGCGCTGGTTCGCGGGCGGCGACTTCGCTCCGCCGCCCCCCGGCTCCGACGTCGTCGTCGCCACCGACGCCCGGCGCCACGAGTTGTACTGGGCGCGGTACGCCCCCTCGGGGGAACGCCTCGGTGCGCCCGAGGTGAGTGCTCCCGCGGATCTTCCCAACCTGCCCACCGCCGGTCCCGGCGTCGGTGCCGCGCCCACCCTCGACGCGGCGCTGCTGGCCGCCCGGATCGACGACCTGCCCGACGTGGGGCTGGAACCTCTCTACCTGCGCAAACCCGACGCGGAGCTGCCGCGTACCCGCAAGTCGGCCCTCGCCGGCGGACGCCTGCTGGCCCTGCCCACACCACCAACGCTGCCGAGGTGA
- a CDS encoding GNAT family N-acetyltransferase has protein sequence MLISAVTTADLPALVALEESGFDKGERWSMESWRAELDAPDRLVVMSHSMGRVEAAASFRVVGDTAELLRIVVAPECRRRGAAGRLLQLGLEWAEAAGADRMLLEVRDDNSPALALYRRAGFEPIARRQNYYPGHDAVVMELELRPCAAVGPGVWDVA, from the coding sequence ATGCTGATCTCCGCCGTCACCACCGCCGACCTGCCCGCACTGGTCGCCCTTGAGGAATCCGGGTTCGACAAGGGCGAGCGCTGGTCCATGGAGTCATGGCGTGCCGAGCTGGACGCGCCCGACCGCCTGGTGGTCATGAGCCACTCGATGGGCCGGGTCGAGGCCGCCGCGTCCTTCCGTGTGGTCGGCGACACCGCCGAGTTACTGAGAATCGTCGTCGCCCCCGAGTGCCGTCGCCGCGGGGCGGCCGGGCGTCTGCTGCAACTCGGGCTGGAATGGGCCGAGGCGGCCGGCGCCGATCGGATGCTGCTCGAGGTGCGCGACGACAACTCGCCGGCGCTCGCCCTCTACCGCCGGGCCGGGTTCGAGCCGATCGCCCGCCGCCAGAACTACTATCCGGGACACGACGCCGTGGTGATGGAGTTGGAACTCCGCCCGTGCGCGGCCGTGGGCCCCGGTGTTTGGGATGTGGCCTGA
- the tsaD gene encoding tRNA (adenosine(37)-N6)-threonylcarbamoyltransferase complex transferase subunit TsaD translates to MSGPLVLGIESSCDETGVGIVRGTGELLANEVASSVDLHARFGGVVPEVASRAHLEAMVPTLERALAKADVDLTEVDAIAVTAGPGLMGSLVVGLAAAKALAASLHKPLYGLNHLVGHVGVDMIEHGPLPDPVLALLVSGGHSQLLLVRDIASDITEVGTTIDDAAGEAYDKVARLLGLPYPGGPVIDRLAQQGDPAAIAFPRGLTARHDLERHRFDYSFSGLKTAVARYVEQAEVDGRPISVPDVAASFQEAVADVLTAKAIDACRHFGVDHIVLGGGVAANSRLRGLMAERADDAGVVLRRPRPGLCTDNGVMIAVLGAAVVEAGRDPSDPGISADSGMPVMRVLA, encoded by the coding sequence GTGAGTGGTCCCTTGGTGTTGGGCATCGAGTCCAGCTGCGACGAGACCGGCGTCGGAATCGTCCGGGGCACCGGCGAACTGCTCGCCAACGAGGTGGCCAGTTCGGTCGACCTGCATGCCCGGTTCGGTGGCGTGGTCCCCGAGGTCGCGTCCCGTGCCCATCTCGAGGCCATGGTGCCCACACTGGAACGCGCCCTGGCGAAGGCCGACGTCGATCTCACCGAGGTGGATGCCATCGCGGTGACCGCCGGGCCGGGTCTCATGGGATCGCTGGTCGTGGGGCTGGCAGCCGCGAAGGCTCTCGCGGCGTCCCTGCACAAACCGCTATACGGGCTCAACCACCTGGTGGGCCATGTGGGCGTGGACATGATCGAGCACGGCCCGCTCCCCGATCCGGTGCTCGCCCTGCTCGTGTCGGGCGGACACTCCCAGCTGCTGCTCGTCCGCGACATCGCCTCCGACATCACCGAGGTGGGGACGACCATCGACGACGCGGCAGGCGAGGCGTACGACAAGGTGGCCCGGCTGCTCGGCCTGCCCTACCCCGGCGGCCCCGTGATCGACCGGCTGGCCCAGCAAGGCGACCCTGCCGCGATCGCGTTCCCGCGCGGCCTGACCGCCCGGCACGATCTCGAACGACACCGCTTCGACTATTCCTTCTCGGGGCTCAAGACCGCGGTCGCACGGTACGTCGAGCAGGCCGAGGTCGACGGGCGCCCCATCAGCGTCCCCGATGTCGCCGCGTCCTTCCAGGAGGCGGTCGCCGACGTGCTGACCGCCAAGGCGATCGACGCGTGCCGGCACTTCGGGGTGGATCACATCGTCCTCGGCGGCGGGGTCGCCGCGAACTCGCGTCTTCGGGGGCTCATGGCCGAACGGGCGGACGACGCCGGTGTCGTGCTGCGCCGTCCACGTCCGGGCCTGTGCACCGACAACGGAGTCATGATCGCGGTGCTCGGTGCCGCAGTCGTCGAGGCCGGCCGTGATCCCAGCGACCCAGGTATCTCCGCGGACTCCGGTATGCCCGTCATGCGGGTGCTGGCCTGA
- a CDS encoding SDR family NAD(P)-dependent oxidoreductase, with product MFDFSGLVAVITGASSGLGVQFARALAAQGANLVLLARRVPKLQAVADEVRDMFGVEVLPVGCDVTNLDQVRAAVDAVDARFGRADILVNNAGTGGVAPALDMTDEQWDADIALDLTATFRVTREFMNRLIKRSDCGRVINISSMYGLVGNTTIPTSAYHAAKGGVVNLTRALAAEWAKDSVTVNCICPGYFETELTAEALKTPEFQEYVKQWVPLGRQGKAGELNTALLFLASPESSYVTGTSVVVDGGYTCV from the coding sequence ATGTTCGACTTCAGCGGTCTGGTCGCGGTCATCACGGGGGCATCAAGCGGGCTCGGGGTGCAGTTCGCGAGGGCGCTCGCGGCTCAGGGTGCGAACCTGGTCCTGCTCGCCCGGAGGGTCCCGAAGCTCCAGGCGGTGGCCGACGAGGTGCGCGACATGTTCGGCGTCGAGGTGCTGCCGGTGGGTTGCGACGTCACGAATCTCGACCAGGTACGGGCCGCCGTCGATGCCGTGGACGCACGGTTCGGGCGTGCGGACATCCTGGTCAACAACGCGGGCACCGGCGGAGTCGCCCCTGCCCTCGACATGACCGACGAGCAGTGGGACGCCGACATCGCCCTCGACCTGACCGCCACCTTCCGAGTCACCCGCGAGTTCATGAACCGGCTCATCAAACGCTCCGACTGCGGCAGGGTCATCAACATCTCGTCCATGTACGGGCTGGTCGGCAACACGACCATACCGACGTCGGCCTACCACGCGGCCAAGGGTGGTGTGGTCAACCTGACGCGGGCCCTGGCAGCCGAGTGGGCGAAGGACAGCGTGACCGTCAACTGCATCTGCCCGGGATATTTCGAGACCGAGCTCACCGCCGAGGCCCTGAAGACCCCCGAGTTCCAGGAGTACGTCAAGCAGTGGGTGCCGCTGGGTCGCCAGGGAAAGGCCGGTGAGCTCAACACCGCGCTGCTGTTCCTCGCATCCCCCGAGTCCAGCTACGTGACCGGCACGAGCGTCGTCGTCGACGGCGGATACACCTGCGTCTGA
- a CDS encoding NUDIX domain-containing protein, with the protein MSYSPELTTLGFVLSPDRRRVLMVHRIGRADDEQLGKWNGLGGKVERDEDIWTGMARELREEAGIEVVSMRLRGTVSWPGFHTDGSDVLGFVFVVDEWTGDVPEHNVEGPLAWQPITALADLPMWEGDRYFLPQVFDPGVEQFHLVIPYQGGRPLGWHGTIR; encoded by the coding sequence GTGTCGTACAGCCCCGAACTGACCACGCTGGGTTTCGTCCTGTCGCCCGACCGGCGGCGGGTGCTCATGGTGCATCGCATCGGCCGGGCGGACGACGAGCAACTTGGCAAATGGAACGGCCTGGGCGGCAAGGTCGAGCGCGACGAGGACATCTGGACCGGTATGGCGCGCGAACTGCGCGAGGAGGCCGGCATCGAGGTGGTGTCGATGCGTCTGCGTGGCACGGTCAGCTGGCCCGGGTTCCACACCGACGGGTCGGACGTCCTCGGATTCGTCTTCGTGGTGGACGAGTGGACCGGCGATGTGCCCGAGCACAACGTCGAGGGCCCGCTGGCGTGGCAGCCGATCACGGCGCTGGCCGACCTACCGATGTGGGAGGGGGATCGCTACTTCCTGCCGCAGGTCTTCGACCCGGGCGTCGAGCAGTTCCATCTCGTCATCCCCTACCAGGGCGGACGTCCCCTCGGCTGGCACGGGACGATCAGGTGA
- a CDS encoding class I SAM-dependent methyltransferase — protein sequence MRHPLSAGQGAAALTAAMAEDDPDSLAAGARLRRDFPAELAAAALSQASLRRRARAKFGEAAGEMLFTPDGLEQASRPEVAAWRARRFAEAGVSRIVDLGCGIGADALALAHAGLGVVAVERDPATAAVASANLEGTGATVVVADATEAASDLLGPGTAVFCDPARRTGRGRSWRVEDFSPPWSFVCGLLDGRHVACVKLGPGLPRELVPDDVEACWVSHRGDVVEAGLWRLPGGTAASVAELLPSGDRVEGTGRRLPVAAPGRYILEPDGAVIRARAVGDIVPGAWLLDAEVAYLSTDEPVVTPFASVFEVLETMDTNERTLRTWVREHHIGTLEIKKRALDLDPAALRRRLRPAGPHQATLILARTVHGARAFVVRRV from the coding sequence GTGAGGCATCCGCTGTCGGCCGGTCAGGGGGCCGCGGCGCTCACCGCTGCGATGGCCGAGGACGATCCGGACTCGCTCGCGGCCGGAGCCCGCCTGCGCCGCGACTTCCCTGCGGAACTGGCTGCCGCGGCGCTCAGCCAGGCGTCGTTGCGGCGACGGGCCCGGGCAAAGTTCGGTGAGGCCGCGGGCGAGATGCTGTTCACGCCCGACGGGCTGGAGCAGGCGTCCCGGCCCGAGGTGGCGGCGTGGCGGGCCCGCAGGTTCGCGGAGGCCGGTGTGAGCCGCATCGTCGACCTGGGCTGTGGCATCGGTGCCGACGCGCTCGCCCTGGCGCATGCCGGGCTCGGGGTGGTAGCCGTCGAGCGCGATCCGGCGACCGCGGCCGTCGCGTCCGCCAACCTGGAGGGCACAGGGGCCACGGTGGTCGTGGCGGACGCGACCGAGGCCGCGTCCGATCTGCTCGGGCCCGGGACGGCTGTGTTCTGCGATCCCGCGAGACGCACCGGTCGGGGTCGGAGTTGGCGCGTCGAGGACTTCAGTCCGCCGTGGTCGTTCGTGTGCGGGCTGCTGGACGGGCGGCATGTGGCATGCGTCAAACTCGGGCCCGGTCTTCCGCGCGAGCTCGTTCCCGACGATGTCGAGGCCTGCTGGGTCTCCCATCGGGGCGATGTCGTCGAGGCGGGGCTGTGGCGCCTGCCGGGTGGCACGGCCGCGAGCGTGGCGGAGCTGCTGCCCTCCGGCGACCGTGTCGAAGGGACGGGACGGCGTCTGCCGGTCGCGGCACCCGGGCGGTACATCCTGGAACCCGATGGGGCGGTGATACGGGCGCGGGCAGTGGGCGACATCGTCCCGGGGGCCTGGTTGCTCGACGCCGAAGTCGCCTACCTCTCCACGGACGAGCCGGTGGTGACGCCTTTCGCGTCCGTCTTCGAAGTGCTGGAGACCATGGACACCAATGAGCGGACACTGCGTACCTGGGTTCGTGAGCATCACATCGGGACGTTGGAGATCAAGAAGAGAGCCCTCGATCTCGATCCGGCCGCCCTGCGGCGCCGGCTGCGGCCGGCCGGGCCTCATCAGGCGACTCTGATCCTCGCCCGCACGGTGCACGGGGCTCGTGCCTTCGTCGTCCGGCGGGTCTGA
- a CDS encoding DUF559 domain-containing protein, giving the protein MDEELWHRLREEGVLVRRKAGRLRASLDHAASAGLLKSVLPGVMVAAETDITWQVRALAACAYADDAVITGEAAAALGYWHRCMVHEVTAFHRNAVGSGNAVRWHRRAVPPEWIVRRGTLRFAHPAYAAVDLAGSGASSAIDEALRSGCQLTQLWEAFAAMPGRRGNSERRALLLDSRDEPWSEAERLAHRILRRANLEGWQTNVRVGDYFLDIAWKRKRVCLEVDGFEYHGGRAGFEADRLRDQVLASLGWVVVRVTWAQLQSDPEGFLRRLRGVLRKRRRPMAA; this is encoded by the coding sequence GTGGATGAGGAATTGTGGCATCGGCTTCGCGAAGAAGGGGTTCTGGTGCGCCGCAAGGCAGGGAGGCTCAGGGCGTCGCTCGATCACGCAGCCAGCGCAGGTCTGCTCAAGTCCGTGTTGCCGGGGGTGATGGTCGCCGCGGAGACCGACATCACGTGGCAGGTCCGGGCCCTGGCGGCCTGCGCCTATGCCGACGACGCTGTCATCACCGGCGAGGCGGCGGCAGCTCTGGGGTACTGGCACCGATGCATGGTGCACGAAGTGACGGCTTTTCACAGGAACGCCGTGGGCAGCGGCAATGCTGTGCGCTGGCACCGGCGGGCTGTACCGCCGGAGTGGATCGTCCGTCGAGGGACACTCAGGTTCGCGCACCCTGCCTACGCTGCGGTCGACCTCGCGGGTTCCGGTGCGTCCTCCGCCATCGACGAGGCCCTGCGCTCGGGTTGTCAGTTGACGCAACTGTGGGAGGCGTTCGCGGCGATGCCCGGCCGCCGCGGAAACAGTGAACGACGGGCACTTCTGCTGGATTCGCGCGACGAACCGTGGAGTGAGGCCGAGCGGCTCGCGCACCGGATCCTGCGCCGGGCGAACCTCGAGGGCTGGCAGACCAATGTGCGTGTGGGGGACTACTTCCTGGATATCGCATGGAAGCGCAAACGGGTCTGCCTGGAGGTCGATGGATTCGAGTATCACGGTGGACGTGCAGGGTTCGAGGCGGACCGGTTGCGTGACCAAGTGCTGGCCTCGTTGGGCTGGGTCGTGGTCCGTGTCACCTGGGCGCAGTTGCAGTCCGATCCCGAAGGGTTTCTGCGGCGTCTGCGCGGGGTTCTGCGCAAGCGGCGGAGGCCGATGGCAGCATGA
- the groES gene encoding co-chaperone GroES has translation MATTIKPLEDRVLVEPLEAETTTASGLVIPDTAKEKPQEGKVIAAGPGRVDDKGVRVPMDVKDGDVIIFSKYGGTEVRYDGRDLLLLNARDILAVVEK, from the coding sequence GTGGCAACCACGATCAAGCCGCTCGAGGACCGCGTCCTCGTCGAACCGCTCGAGGCCGAGACCACCACCGCTTCGGGCCTGGTCATCCCCGATACCGCCAAGGAGAAGCCGCAGGAGGGCAAGGTCATCGCCGCCGGCCCCGGCCGCGTGGACGACAAGGGCGTTCGTGTGCCCATGGACGTCAAGGATGGCGACGTGATCATCTTCAGCAAGTACGGTGGCACCGAGGTCCGTTACGACGGCAGGGACCTTCTGCTGCTCAACGCGCGCGACATCCTCGCCGTCGTCGAGAAGTGA
- the groL gene encoding chaperonin GroEL (60 kDa chaperone family; promotes refolding of misfolded polypeptides especially under stressful conditions; forms two stacked rings of heptamers to form a barrel-shaped 14mer; ends can be capped by GroES; misfolded proteins enter the barrel where they are refolded when GroES binds), with product MAKELLFDEDARRSLERGVDTLANTVKVTLGPKGRYVVLDKKYGAPTITNDGVTVAKDVELADPYENLGAQLAKEVATKTNDVAGDGTTTATVLAQALVHEGLRAVASGANPVGLKRGIDKAVEAITTELRSVAREVDSADDMANVATISSRDEEIGGIIAQAFDKVGKDGVITVEESNTFGTELDFTEGMQFDKGYISGYFVTDQDRLEAVLDDPYILINQGKISNMNELLPILEKVIAAHGQLVIIAEDVDGEALSTLVVNKIRGTFTSVAVKAPAFGDRRKAILQDIAILTGGQVVAPEIGLKLDQVGLEVLGRARRVVVAKDATTIVDGAGDQAEVKGRVEQLRAEMERTDSDWDREKLAERVAKLAGGVCVIKVGAATEVELNEKKHRIEDAVSATRAAIEEGIVAGGGAALVHAVKVLDSVETADSDEQVGAQIVGKAVVEPLRWIAENGGEPGYVIVSKVAELDDPNAGYNAKTGEYGNLIDQGVIDPVKVTRSALANAASIASLLLTTEAIVVEKKEEDDEQAAAHAH from the coding sequence ATGGCCAAGGAACTCCTGTTCGATGAGGATGCTCGTCGCTCCCTCGAGCGCGGCGTGGACACCCTCGCCAACACCGTCAAGGTGACGCTCGGCCCCAAGGGCCGCTACGTCGTCCTCGACAAGAAGTACGGTGCGCCGACCATCACGAACGACGGTGTGACCGTCGCGAAGGATGTCGAGCTCGCCGATCCGTACGAGAACCTCGGTGCCCAGCTCGCCAAGGAGGTCGCGACCAAGACCAACGACGTGGCGGGTGACGGAACGACCACCGCCACCGTGCTGGCGCAGGCCCTGGTGCACGAGGGCCTGCGGGCCGTCGCTTCCGGCGCCAACCCCGTGGGTCTCAAGCGCGGCATCGACAAGGCCGTTGAGGCGATCACCACCGAGTTGCGTTCCGTGGCTCGCGAGGTCGACAGCGCCGACGACATGGCGAATGTCGCGACGATCAGCTCGCGGGACGAGGAGATCGGCGGCATCATCGCCCAGGCCTTCGACAAGGTCGGCAAGGACGGCGTCATCACCGTCGAGGAGTCGAACACGTTCGGCACCGAGCTCGACTTCACCGAGGGCATGCAGTTCGACAAGGGCTACATCTCGGGCTACTTCGTGACCGATCAGGACCGCCTGGAGGCCGTCCTCGACGATCCGTACATCCTGATCAACCAGGGCAAGATCAGCAACATGAACGAGCTGCTGCCGATCCTCGAGAAGGTCATCGCGGCGCACGGCCAGCTGGTCATCATCGCCGAGGACGTCGACGGCGAGGCTCTGTCGACGCTCGTGGTCAACAAGATCCGCGGCACCTTCACCTCCGTCGCCGTCAAGGCTCCGGCCTTCGGCGATCGTCGCAAGGCCATCCTTCAGGACATCGCGATCCTCACCGGCGGCCAGGTGGTCGCCCCCGAGATCGGCCTGAAGCTCGATCAGGTCGGGCTGGAGGTGCTCGGCCGCGCCCGTCGCGTGGTCGTCGCCAAGGATGCGACCACCATCGTCGACGGCGCAGGCGACCAGGCCGAGGTCAAGGGCCGGGTCGAGCAGCTGCGTGCCGAGATGGAGCGCACGGATTCCGACTGGGACCGCGAGAAGCTCGCCGAGCGGGTCGCCAAGCTCGCCGGTGGCGTCTGCGTGATCAAGGTCGGCGCGGCCACCGAGGTCGAGCTGAACGAGAAGAAGCACCGTATCGAGGACGCCGTGTCGGCCACTCGCGCGGCCATCGAGGAGGGCATCGTCGCTGGTGGCGGCGCTGCGCTCGTCCATGCCGTCAAGGTGCTCGACTCGGTCGAGACCGCGGACTCGGACGAACAGGTCGGCGCCCAGATCGTCGGCAAGGCCGTCGTCGAGCCGTTGCGTTGGATCGCGGAGAACGGCGGCGAGCCGGGCTACGTGATCGTGTCGAAGGTCGCCGAACTGGACGACCCGAACGCGGGCTACAACGCGAAGACCGGCGAGTACGGGAACCTCATCGACCAGGGCGTCATCGACCCGGTCAAGGTCACCCGTTCCGCGCTGGCCAACGCCGCGTCGATCGCCTCTCTGCTCCTCACCACCGAGGCCATCGTGGTGGAGAAGAAGGAAGAGGACGACGAGCAGGCCGCAGCGCACGCGCACTGA
- the mptB gene encoding polyprenol phosphomannose-dependent alpha 1,6 mannosyltransferase MptB: protein MLIRRDELLGLAGSLLLAASAWLASPWGLGFASRENPVGVTVVQTVPAVLGLGALFLAWVGIRDADRRTAWRAFTLWSVPLVLAPALLSKDAWAYLDQGWIVAQGFDPYSTGLATIGGPFADRVDSYWQGTTPVYPAGALLVQAGVVVASGADPFWSLMAMRLPALTSVVVIGTLVPRIAELTGHGADRARWGSLLNPLVIVYFVGGMHNDAWALALAVTGVWLAARWRSAIAWLAAAALVGLGMSVKQPVGLMAVAVAMLGIALPGGTPPRRAWREAIRPALWRVPVAVAVTLATFGAVSASTGWGLGWARGSGTPYSTGNPSLPRTVAATAALVTGRPLADCLAIVGPVFVLAGVGVMAWLGWRCGATRPVAFVAWALVVFAFATPSLQPWYVLWGGVLLGAVGHDSRIEGWAVAVVGGLFALSVCLETAGLPIPVGQGVAVVVVLLLRRWARDSMAARPDDEGYVSD from the coding sequence GTGCTGATTCGCCGCGATGAGCTGCTGGGGCTGGCAGGCAGCCTGCTGCTGGCGGCGTCGGCCTGGCTCGCCTCTCCCTGGGGCCTGGGCTTCGCGTCCCGGGAGAATCCGGTAGGCGTCACCGTCGTGCAGACGGTGCCGGCGGTCCTGGGCCTCGGTGCTCTGTTCCTCGCCTGGGTCGGGATCCGCGACGCGGATCGGCGCACGGCCTGGCGGGCCTTCACGCTGTGGAGCGTCCCGCTCGTACTGGCTCCCGCGCTGCTCAGCAAGGACGCCTGGGCCTACCTCGACCAGGGGTGGATCGTCGCGCAGGGGTTCGATCCCTATTCCACGGGGCTCGCGACGATCGGCGGGCCGTTCGCCGACCGGGTGGACTCGTACTGGCAGGGGACGACACCTGTCTACCCGGCTGGGGCGCTGCTCGTCCAGGCGGGCGTGGTGGTGGCAAGCGGCGCCGACCCGTTCTGGTCGCTCATGGCGATGCGCCTGCCGGCACTGACGTCGGTGGTGGTGATCGGGACTCTCGTCCCACGGATCGCCGAACTGACAGGGCACGGCGCCGATCGCGCTCGTTGGGGGTCGCTGCTCAACCCATTGGTCATCGTCTATTTCGTGGGCGGCATGCACAACGACGCGTGGGCGCTCGCCCTCGCGGTGACCGGCGTCTGGCTGGCCGCCCGATGGCGGTCCGCGATCGCCTGGTTGGCGGCTGCCGCCCTGGTCGGCCTCGGGATGAGTGTGAAGCAGCCCGTCGGGCTCATGGCGGTAGCCGTGGCGATGCTCGGCATCGCCCTGCCAGGAGGCACCCCACCTCGTCGAGCGTGGCGCGAGGCGATCCGTCCGGCCCTGTGGCGGGTGCCGGTGGCGGTCGCCGTGACATTGGCCACGTTCGGGGCCGTGTCCGCGTCGACGGGCTGGGGACTGGGATGGGCGAGGGGATCGGGAACCCCCTATTCGACCGGCAATCCCTCACTGCCCCGCACGGTGGCCGCTACTGCGGCGCTCGTGACCGGGCGTCCGCTGGCCGACTGCCTGGCGATCGTCGGGCCGGTCTTCGTCCTCGCCGGCGTGGGCGTCATGGCCTGGCTCGGCTGGCGCTGCGGCGCGACGCGTCCTGTCGCCTTCGTCGCTTGGGCGCTCGTCGTGTTCGCGTTCGCGACCCCGAGCCTGCAGCCCTGGTACGTGCTGTGGGGCGGGGTTCTGCTGGGGGCGGTGGGGCACGACTCCCGCATCGAGGGCTGGGCTGTCGCCGTCGTGGGCGGGCTGTTCGCCCTCAGCGTCTGCCTGGAGACGGCGGGGCTGCCGATTCCGGTGGGGCAGGGCGTGGCGGTGGTGGTCGTGCTGCTGCTGCGGCGGTGGGCGCGAGATAGTATGGCGGCTCGACCAGATGACGAGGGGTATGTGAGTGACTGA